The DNA window AGAGCGTTTTTAATTCATTGAAATTTAACTAAATATACGGGATAGCCAGCTCCGTTTGGGCTTTTCTGCAGGCTGAACGACCTGCTGCGGCTGGGCGGCAATTTCGCCTAATCCGGCATTAAAGGCCGCGCCGATAGCATCCAGCGCCTGATGGGCATCTTCCCCGCTGGCCATAAAGTGCAGACGATGCCCCTGTTTTGCGCCGAGAGAAACCACACGCATCAGGTTTTTGGCATCGACAATAGCGGATCGCGTATCGAGATTTTCCACCCGAATTTGTGACTGCCACTGTTTCACCGCCTTCACCAGCACCGCGCTTGGCCGCGCATGCAAGCCGTGGGGGTTGCGTAAGGTAAATGTCGCTTCTTCGTCGAACACCGGGGGGCTTCAATTTCTTCCCCTTCAGCGGGCAAAATATTACCCGCCAGAATTTCCAGCACCGCTTGCGGGTTTTCGGCGCGCGATAGCGCTTCAGGCACGCGGTCGTCGCTCAGGGCGTGGGTGAGCTGGCGCAGAATATCGAGGTGTTCGTTATCCTGGGCGGCGATACCGACGATCAGATAAGCCGTTTGTTCTTCCCCCCAATCCACCCCCTGGGGGCAGGCCAGCACTTTCACGCCGGTTTGCAGCACCGCGTCACGACTCTGCGGCGTACCGTGGGGAATGGCGATACCGTTACCGAGGTAGGTGCTGATTTGCCCTTCGCGCTCGCGCATGCCGTTCAGATAAGCGGGCGTGGTATGCCCGGCTTCGGTTAAGCTCCCAACGACGCATTGCAGCGCTTCATCTTTTGTTTTGACCTCGCGGTCGAAATGGATATCTGCGCAAGTCAGTTGCATAAAAAGTTCCTTATTTGATGGCACCGGCAAGCGCCGTCGCTTCCTGGGTGCGTTTCTGCCAAAGCCTCCAGCATCCCAGCATGACCGCGCCGCAGGCGGAACCGGCGAGAATACACAGTACCCACATCAGCGGTTTACTCACCAGCGGCAGGATCAGGAAGCCGCCGTGCGGAGCGGGAACCTGGATTTGCAGGCTATAGCTCAGTACCGCTGAGATGGATGAGGCGATCATCATCATGGGAATGACGCGTAAAGGGTCTTTCGCGGCGAAAGGAATAGCGCCTTCGGTAATATGGGTACAGCCGAGGATATAGTTGACCATCCCGGCGGCGCGTTCTTCTTCGCTGAAGCCTTTCGGGAAGAAGGTCGTCGCCAGAGCGATAACCAGCGGCGGCGTGATGCAGGCTGCGGAAACCCCAGCCATAAAGAAGTAGTTGCCCTGACCAAGCAGCAGCGTCCCGGTGACGTAGGCCGCTTTATTGACCGGACCGCCGAAGTCGAAGGAGCACATTGCGCCGACCACAATACCCAGCAGAATCGGGTTCGCTTCCTGTAATGAGCTCAGCCAGTTCATCATCGCGTTATTGATAGCGGCGACAGGTTGCCCCAGCAGCACCATCATCACGCCAATCACCAGCACGCCGACCAGCGGCATAATAAAGATCGACTTCAGCCCCTCATACTGGCGCGGCAGGCCGTTGAGCATATTGCGGATGAGCAGCATAAAGTAACCGGCGGCGAAACCAGCGATGATCCCGCCGAGAAAGCCCGCGCCGGTCGCGTTGGCCAGCAGTCCGCCGACGAAGCCGGCCACCATGCCGGGACGTCCGGAAATCGACCAGGCAATATACGCGGTGAAAATTGGCACCATGATCGAGAAGGCCTGCTGGCCCACCTTCATCAGCGTAGCGGCGATAACGTTATATTGCGGCGAATTAGGGTCCGCGGAGTAAATACCCCACAGGAAGGAGATAGCAATCAGGATCCCCCCGGCGACAACAAACGGCAGCATGTTAGAAACGCCGCTCATCAGGTGCTTATAAACCTGGCGACCGAATGATTCCTGCTCGTATTTCTCCGTTGATTCTTGTGTGGAGGAAATACCCTGACGACGCGTCGCCTGGCCGCTGATCACTTTATTAATTAAATCGGCAGGATGATGAATGGCTTCTTTAACCGGAACTTCAATGACGGGTAGTCCGTTAAATCTCTCGGCATTAACATCTTTATCAGCGGCAATAATAACGCCATAAATATCTTTTAGATCTTCTGACGTAATGGCATTTTCAACACCGGAAGCGCCGTTTGTTTCGACTTTAATTTCGACATTTAATTTCTTTGCTGCAGTTTTTAAGGCTTCTTCAGCCATAAAAGTATGCGCAATACCGGTAGGGCAGCCGGTAACTGCAATAATTTTTTTCATAATCGGACCTTTATAATTGGACGACTTGAATCTGCTGTAATAATTCGTCTGTGCGTTGTAATTTTCCTAATCCGGCGGAACCAGCAACGTCAGCGCCGGTGGCGCTGGCTAATGCCAGAGCGTGGGTGACGTCTTCTTCATTAAGCCATTTACTGAGAAAAGCGCCTAGTGCGGCATCACCGGCACAGGCGGAACTGACCAGGTCTATTTTGGGTGCGGAGCAGAACCACACGCTTTCACTATCAGAAAAGTAGAGACCCTCGGCACCCATCGTTAACAGCACGTTGCGAGCGCCGAGCTGGTGCAGCGTATGCATTGCCTCCCGCACCTGCTGGTGGTTACTGACATCGAGACTGAAGATTTCCCGCAGCTCGTCATCGTTAGGCTTGATCAGCAACGGCCGTAATTCCAGCAACTGGCGCAGGACCGGATGGCTGATATCGAGAATAATTTCGCAACCTTTCTGCTGGCATAATTCAATAATCTCGCCATAAAACCGGCTTTCAATTCCCGGAGGAAGGCTGCCGCTAATGACTAAATAATCCCCAGCGGAAACGCATTCCAGGTGATGAATAACCTGCTGCTTACAATCATCATCAATTTTTGCTCCGGGATTCACCAGCTTATATTCATCGGTGCCATCATTAATGAAAATATTAATTCTGGTTGGCTCAGAGACCCATGCTGGCGTGACTTTAATTTTCTGCTGACGTAACTCTTCCACAATATAACGGCCAGTGAAACCGCCGAAAATGCCCATAACGTGAGTGGGTTGCTGATAGTGATTTAATATCAGTGAGACATTAACTCCCTTACCGTTTGGGCAATATTCTGTATGCCGGGTTCGGTTCACTGCCGAAGGCTTCAGCGGATCGCAAAAGATATTCATATCGATCGCAGTGTTGAGTGTCAGGGTATGGATCACGACATTGCTCCTTCGATCCGGAAATTACAGTTGCCCTTCACAGCCGCAAACGTGAATAACTTTGCGTACCACATCTTTCATCGCTGCTTTTGCAGGTTTCATGTAGTGGCGCGGATCGTTAGCGTCTGGATTTTCATCGAAGTACTGTTTCAGAGCGTCGGAGAAGGCGATTTTCAACTCGGTGGCGACGTTGACTTTGCATACGCCCAGAGAAATTGCCCGGCGGATGTCACTATCCGGAAGACCTGATGCGCCATGCAGTACCAGCGGCACGTCAACGCGATCGCGAATGGCGGCGAGACGGTCAAAATCAAGCTTCGGTTCCGCGGCATACATGCCGTGCGCCGTACCAATGGCTACAGCCAGCGAGTCGATGCCGGTGCGAGTGACAAATTCGCGAGCCTGCTCCGGGTTGGTATACAACGCATCTTTTGCATCGACAACCAGGTCATCTTCCACGCCGCCCAGACGACCCAGCTCGGCTTCTACGCTGGCATCATAGCGATGGCTCAGTTCAACCACGCTCTTGACTAATGCGACGTTCTCTTCAAAAGGCGAGTGCGAACCGTCGATCATGACCGAACGGATACCGGCCTGTACCTTACGCGTGATATCGGTCAGATCTTCATGGTGATCGAGGTGTACCGCTAGCGGGAGATCCCAAATCTTAGCCAGATCGCGAGCGATCGCCACCACGTTACCGGTTCCTGCATAGCTGTAAGTTCCCGGAGTACCTGCAAGGATCAGCGGAGAGCGCAGTTCGGCAGCAGTTTCTACTACGACCTGCATCGTTTCCAGGTTGTGGATATTAAACGCCGGAACCGCATAGCCGAGGCGCTGGGCTTTCAACAGCATATTTTTACTGGAGATAATGTACATTCGTACTCCTCATCTTTCATGTTGTAAGTTATTTTGTGGTTTTAATCTTCATTTTGAAAGTAATGTAGCGATCGCTTCGATAGATTGTTGTGATCAAGCGCACACAACAGCTATGTTGTTTTAAAAATGAAAGTTATAAAATCTTGTTTGTTTTCTTTTTTAAAAGTATCTTGGTTGCGGGTTGTTTTTTAATGTATTGAATTAAATCATTTTAATTATTTATTAAGAGCATCTTGACGGCGTGACGTTTGACAATGCTGCGGGGAAATTTAAAAATGAAAGTTATTCTGGGAGATAATAAGAAGGCACAACACTGTGGCAAAACCGTCAACAAGCCTGCTGAAAAGGCGCTTGGACATCGCTGAGATCGTGCGCAAGAACGGAGAGATTAAAGTCGACGATCTGGCTGAAATGCTGGCCGTTTCCGGGGTGACGATTCGTAATGACCTGAATTACCTCGAACAGCAGGGCTACCTGAAGCGCTCTTTTGGCGGCGCAATATACACGTCTCAGGCGGGGGCTCCGATCGCCCTGACTCAGGAGACTTCCGTGGCGACGGACAAGGCGCTGGAGACTGAAATGGCTCGCCAGATCGCCGCACAGATCGAAGATAGCGAGACGCTTTTTCTGGGGCAGGGATCGATCCTACGCAAAGTGATCCCCTTTCTTGCGGGTTATGACGAACTCTGCCTGCTATTAAACGATTTGGCGCATGTTCCGCTGGCGCAGGAGTTTCTGAATGGTGAAACCGTACTGCTCGGGGGCGTGCTGGGGGGAAATGGCAAAATCGTGGAAGGCGACCTGGCGCTGAGCGCGCTGGGCCATTATCGCCCCTCACGAGCGCTGGTTGCCGTCGACCATATTGCTGAAGATGGCACCTTAAGCGTCAGACAAGAAGCCAACGCCCGCCTGCTGAGCGAAGCGGTGGCTCAAAGTGAGCGGGTCATTGCGGTAGTCGCTAATCGTCCGGTATATGGTGACAAGCGTTACGCGATGGGTGATTTACGGCAGATTAGCGGCATAGTCACGCCGCAGGTCGTTGCCGCGGAATATCATGCCCGACTTCTCGCCGCTGGACTGACGAATAGCTATACCAATAATGAGTGCCTGACATGGCTCAACCCTGCTTTGCAAAAGGCAAAGTAAAGGAGCGATGATGAACGTGACCATTTGCACCATCGGCGAACTACTGGTGGAGTTTCTGGCAAAAGAAGAAAACCAGGGTTTTTCTCGCCCGGGAGAGTTTTGGGGGCCATATCCCAGCGGCGCTCCGGCAATTTTTGCCGACCAGGTGGCAAAGCTGGGGTTTGGTTCGGTGCTTTTCAGCTGCGTCGGCAATGATGCGTTTGGCGAAATGAATATCGCGCGACTGGATGCCGATGGCGTTAATGTCAACGGTATCGCCATACTGCAAAAAGCGACTACTGGCAGTGCTTTTGTAAGCTATCGGAGTCAGGCACAGCGCGATTTTATTTTTAATATGCCGAATAGTGCCTGTGGTCTGTTAACCGCCGACCATATTGATGAACGCCTGCTTGGACAGTGCAATCATTTTCACATTATGGGTTCCTCGCTGTTTTCGTTTCGCATGATCGATGCGATGCGTAAGGCGATTGAAAATATCAAAGCGCGCAACGGCACGGTTTCGTTCGATCCGAATATTCGTAAAGAGATGCTCAATATTCCTGAAATGTCGCAGGCCTTTGAATATATTCTCGATTACACGGATATTTTCCTGCCAAGCGATGGTGAGCTGGATTACTTTGGCCTCAACCCGGGGCGCGATGAGCAAGTGCTGGTGGATAAACTGTTAAAGCGCGGCGTCAAGCACGTGGTGATTAAACGTGGCCCGCGCGGCGCGAGCTATTTCAGCGCTCAGAAAACGCATCATGTTGCGGGTTTTAATGTTCCGGTTGTGGACCCAACGGGGGCGGGCGACTGTTTCGGTGCAACCTTTGTCAGCTTGTTCCTGTCCGGCGCATCGCCGCAGGAAGCGTTGAAATGGGCCAATGCCAGCGGTTCACTGGCGATCGCTCAGCGCGGACCAATGGAAGGGACGTCGACGAAAGCGCAGATAGAGGCGTTTCTTAAAGCTTATAAGTAAGAACGGTATCCCGCTCGAAATATGACGAGCGGGATAAATAATATCAGCAGATCACGTCACTGGCGCTGGGTTAAACACCGCCAGCTGATTATGTAAGCCCCACTGATCCGAGAAGGTTTTCTTGCGGCCGCTGGCGACATCAAGAATAAATTCAAACAGCTTCAGACCCACGTCTTCGATAGTCTCTTCACCGGTGGCGATGGTTCCCGCGTTGATATCCATTAAGTCAAACCAACGATTCGCCAGCTCGGTACGCGTCGCCATCTTAATGACCGGCACCGCGACCAGGCCATACGGCGTACCGCGACCGGTGGTGAATACCTGCACCGTGATCCCAGAGGCCACCTGCTGGGTACCGCAGACAAAATCACTGGCTGGCGTTGCGGCGTAAATCAGGCCGCGTTTGGTTGGACGCTGTCCCGGAGAAAGCACTTCGGCAATCGCGCTCTTACCGGATTTCGCGATAGAACCGAGCGCCTTTTCCACCACGTTTGCCAGGCCGCCTTTCTTGTTGCCTGGGGAAGGGTTGGCGCTGCGGTCGGTTTTGCCCATATCGAGATAGTTATCGTACCAGGCCATCTCTTCCAGCAGGCGTTTACCCACTTCTTCGTTGATGGCGCGTGGCGTCAGCAGGTGGATTGCATCGCGCACTTCGGTCACTTCGGAGAACATCACGGTTGCGCCGCAGCGCACCAGCAGGTCGGACGCATAGCCCACAGCCGGGTTGGCGGTCACGCCAGAAAACGCATCGCTGCCGCCGCACTGCATACCGACCACCAGCTCGGAGGCCGGGCAGGTTTCACGCTGGCGCTGGTTCAGTTTCTCCAGATGACGCTCGGCAACTTGCAGAATATCGTCGACCATCGATTTAAAACCGACGTGTTTTTCGTCTTGCAGGCTAACGATACTGGCGCTATCCACCGGGATGCTTTTAACATCGTCGGTACCTTCCAGCAGACGCTCCGGCTGAAGTTTTTCACAGCCGAGGCCAATTACCATCACTTCGCCGCCGAAATTCGGGTTAAGCGCAAGGTTGTGAATGGTACGGATAGGCACGACCGCCGCCGGGGCGTTAATCGCCACGCCGCAGCCGTAAAGGTGGTTCAGGCCGACTACGCCATCAACGTTGGGATATTTCGGCAGCAGATCGCGTTCGATAATTTTAACCACGTAATCTACAACGCCCGCCACGCAGTGCACGCTGGTGCTAATGCCGAGCAGGTTTTTGCTCCCCACGCTACCGTCCGCGTTGCGATACCCTTCGAAGGTGTAGCCTTCCAGCGGCGGCAGTGGCTCGGGAACTTTGGTCGCCAGTGGCAGGGTGTTGAGCGGTGGCGCTTCCGGCAGTTCGACCAGCGATTCATCAATCCAGCTACCCTGCGCGATATCACGAACCGCGTAGCCAATCACTTCGCCATAGCGGATGATTTCACCGTGTGCGGGAATATCGACCAACGCGACCTTATGGCCTTGCGGGATATGTTCAACGAGCGTGAGTCCATCAGGGAAACGCGTTCCGGCCGTTAAACCTCGATCGTTAACAATAATCGCTACATTATCCGTTTCGTGTACTTTTATATAAAACGCCGTCGGCGATTCTTGTCTAATTTCAATTTCAGCCATTGTCCAGTATTCTCCAGCAAGGTGCGAATAATAAAATAAAACGGTTATATCCGTCATATTTCAAGCTGCATGTGCGTTGGCTTTCCTCGCTCACCCCAGTCACTTACTTTAGTAAGCTCCTGGGGATTCCCTTCGTTGCCGCCTTCATGCAACTCGAAATATTTAGGGTATATTCAATTTCTGATGCTCAGATTTGTGGAATTAAGAATGTCAGGTGTTTAGATTTAAAAATGTGATCTAAATCACTCATTTTTGCGAGAGGGAGTCAGGTATAGAAGGAAATCATTGGAACTGTGCATCAGCGCCCACTGATTATTGCATTTGCACAATTATAATGGTTTTTGTCATCTCTTTGTGGGGTTTATGCACAGTGATCAAATACGGTGAGCTGATTATACTGAGTCATGCTTGCAATGCGTCGGATAAGTAAATCGACAGTATCTAAGATCGATTTATAAATAACTAAAATCACACCAGTAATAAATGATGGAAGGTGTGTCGTACCTGAGGAATATAAAATGAGTGTGGATGCAGCAATAGAGCAGAAAAAGGGTATGCCAACCCGATATTTAATTCTGTTGATAATATTTATTGTTACTGCCGTTAACTATGCAGACCGTGCGACGCTATCTATTGCCGGTACCGAAGTGGCGAAAGAGTTGCAGCTGAGTGCAATTTCAATGGGTTATATTTTCTCCGCTTTCGGTTGGGCCTATTTGCTGATGCAAATTCCAGGCGGCTGGCTGCTGGACAAATTTGGCTCGAAGAAAGTCTACACCTACAGCCTGTTCTTCTGGTCGCTGTTTACCTTCCTGCAAGGCTTTGTGGATGTATTTCCGCTGGCCTGGGCGGGTATCTCAATGTTTATCATGCGTTTTATGCTGGGCTTCTCGGAAGCACCTTCTTTCCCGGCAAACGCCCGTATCGTTGCAGCCTGGTTCCCGACCAAAGAACGCGGTACCGCATCCGCTATCTTTAACTCCGCACAATATTTTTCTCTGGCGCTGTTCTCTCCGTTGCTGGGCTGGCTGACTTTTGCCTGGGGCTGGGAACATGTGTTTACCGTCATGGGTGTGATTGGTTTTGTCCTGACCGGTCTGTGGGTTAAGTTCGTTCACAACCCAACCGACCATCCGCGGATGACCAAAGAAGAGCTGAAGTTTATCTCTGAGAACGGCGCAGTTGTCGATATGGATCATAAAAAGCCGGGTAGTGCAGCGGCCAGCGGTCCTAAACTTCACTATATCAAGCAGCTGTTGACCAACCGCATGATGCTGGGCGTGTTCTTCGGCCAATATTTTATCAACACCATCACCTGGTTCTTCCTCACCTGGTTCCCGATTTATCTGGTGCAGGAAAAGGGGATGTCGATTCTGAAAGTGGGTCTGGTGGCATCTATTCCAGCGCTGTGCGGCTTTGCCGGCGGGGTGCTGGGTGGAGTGTTCTCCGACTATCTGATTAAACGTGGTTTTTCTATCACCGTGGCGCGTAAGCTGCCGATTGTCCTCGGAATGCTGCTGGCCTCGACCATCATTCTGTGCAACTACACCGATAATACCGTGTTGGTGGTGAGCCTGATGGCACTGGCCTTCTTTGGCAAAGGATTTGGCGCACTGGGCTGGCCGGTGATTTCCGATACCGCTCCGAAAGAGATTGTTGGTCTGTGCGGCGGTGTATTTAACGTATTTGGTAACGTCGCTTCCATCGTAACTCCGCTGGTTATTGGTTACCTGGTGAGCGAGCTGCATTCATTCAACGCAGCGCTGGTCTTCGTAGGATGTTCGGCTCTGATGGCGATGGTTTGCTATCTGTTTATTGTCGGCGACATCAAACGTATGGAACTGCAGAAATAATTAACGGTTAAGTGACAAGGTATAAGCGATGAATAACGATATCTTCCCGAACAAATTTAAGGCGGCCCTGGCGGCGCATCAAGTTCAGATCGGCTGCTGGTCCGCGCTCGCAAGCCCTATCAGCACTGAAGTTTTAGGTTTGGCTGGCTTTGACTGGTTGGTGCTGGACGGCGAACATGCGCCGAACGATATCTCAACCTTTATCCCACAGCTGATGGCGCTGAAAGGCAGCACTAGTGCGCCAGTTGTGCGCGTACCGACCAATGAGCCGGTAGTTATTAAGCGCCTGTTGGACATTGGTTTCTATAACTTCCTGATTCCGTTTGTAGAGACGGAAGAAGAAGCAGTCAATGCCGTTGCTTCTACGCGTTATCCGCCAGAAGGCATTCGCGGCGTCTCCGTATCACACCGCGCTAATATGTTTGGCACCGTGCCTGATTACTTCGCGCAGTCGAACAAAAACATCACCATCCTGGTGCAGATCGAAAGTCAGCAAGGCGTGGATAACGTCGATGCGATCGCCGCGACCCCGGGCGTCGACGGTATTTTTGTCGGCCCAAGCGATTTGGCCGCCGCGTTAGGCCATCTGGGCAATGCTTCCCACCCGGAAGTACAAAAAGCTATCCAGCACATCTTTGCCGTCGCGAAAAAGCACGGTAAGCCAAGCGGCATTCTGGCGCCGGTTGAAGCGGATGCGCGTCGTTATCTGGAATGGGGCGCAACCTTTGTCGCTGTCGGCAGCGACCTGGGCGTATTCCGTTCGGGCACGCAGAAATTAGCTGATTCCTTTAAGAAATAACCACCACCGAAACTAGAGAGATAAAGACATGACAATGAAAGTTGGTTTTATTGGCCTTGGTATCATGGGTAAACCAATGAGTAAAAACCTCCTCAAGGCAGGTTACTCGTTGGTGGTTGCTGACCGTAACCCGGATGCGATTGCAGAAGTGATTGCCGCTGGCGCGGAAACCGCCACGTCGGCGAAAGCCATTGCTGAACAGTGTGACGTGATCATCACCATGCTGCCGAACTCTCCGCATGTGAAAGAGGTGGCGTTGGGCGAAGGCGGCATCATTGAAGGCGCGAAGCCGGGTACCGTTCTGATCGATATGAGCTCCATCGCGCCTCTGGCAAGCCGCGAAATCAGCGAAGCGCTGAAAGCGAAAGGCGTGGATATGCTGGATGCGCCGGTCAGCGGCGGCGAACCGAAGGCCATCGACGGCACCCTGTCGGTGATGGTTGGCGGCGATAAAGCGATTTTCGACAAATATTACGACCTGCTGAAAGCGATGGCCGGTTCCGTAGTACATACCGGTGATATCGGCGCAGGTAACGTAACCAAACTGGCTAACCAGGTCATTGTGGCACTGAACATTGCCGCGATGTCTGAAGCGCTGACTTTGGCGACCAAAGCGGGCGTGAACCCGGATCTGGTGTATCAGGCAATCCGCGGTGGACTGGCCGGTAGCACCGTGCTGGATGCGAAAGCGCCAATGGTGATGGACCGTAACTTCAAGCCGGGCTTCCGTATCGATCTGCATATCAAAGATCTGGCGAACGCGCTGGATACCTCTCACGGCGTTGGAGCACAACTGCCGCTGACCGCTGCGGTTATGGAGATGATGCAGGCGCTGCGTGCCGACGGTCTGGGTACCGCCGACCATAGCGCTATCGCATGCTACTACGAAAAACTGGCGAAAGTGGAAGTCACTCGCTAACAAGAAGGGCGCGGATGCGCGCCCTGTAATTCTTGCCTTGCGCGGCACTGTCAGGCTACATAACTATGAAAATCGTAATCGCCCCAGACTCTTATAAAGAAAGCCTCTCGGCCACTGAGGTGGCACAGGCTATAGAAAAAGGTTTTCGGGAAATTTTCCCCGATGCGCTCTACGTGAAGGTTCCTCTCGCCGATGGCGGAGAAGGTACCGTTGAGGCGATGATTGCCGCGACGCAGGGAACCGAGATGAGTGCTTGTGTGACGGGGCCGCTGGGTGTTCCGGTTGATGCCTGCTGGGGGCTTTCCGGCGATGGCAAAACCGCGTTTATCGAAATGGCGGCGGCCAGTGGACTAGGACTGGTACCTCCCGCCCAGCGCAATCCGTTATTAACCACGTCGCGCGGTACCGGCGAGCTGATTTTGCAGGCGCTGGAAAGCGGGGCGAAAAATATCATTATTGGTATCGGCGGCAGCGCTACCAATGATGGCGGCGCGGGGATGGTACAGGCGCTGGGCGCACGTCTTTGCGACGCGAATGGCGTGGAGATCGGCAACGGTGGCGGTAGCCTGTGTAACCTGAATTCGATTGATATCTCTGGTCTTGATGCGCGATTGCGCGATTGTGTTATCCGCGTGGCTTGCGACGTGACCAACCCGCTGATCGGCGATACTGGCGCTTCACGGATTTTTGGCCCGCAAAAAGGGGCCACCGAAGCCATGATCCGCACGCTGGATACCAATCTTGATCATTACGCCGATATTATTCTGGCCGACCTGCATGTTGATGTTAAGCAGGTTGCTGGCGCGGGAGCCGCAGGCGGCATGGGCGCAGCGTTGATGGCGTTTCTCAATGCTGAATTGCGCAGCGGAATCGAAATTGTGACCCAGGCGCTGAATCTGGAAGAGCATATCCTCGATTGCTCGCTGGTGGTAACCGGTGAAGGTCGGCTGGATAGTCAAAGCATTAACGGTAAAGTGCCGGTGGGCGTGGCCAGTGTGGCGAAAAAGTATCATAAGCCGGTGATCGGTATTGCCGGTAGCCTGACCCGCGACGTGGGCGTGGTTCATCAGTATGGTATTGATGCGGTGTTTAGCGTACTGACCAGCGTGACCACTCTGGAAGAGGCGTTTCGCGGCGCAGCAGACAATATTTATCATGCGTCGCGGAATATTGCGGCGACATTGCAGGTTGGGATGGCGACGGAAGGATGACAACCGGCGGCAAACCCTCTATACTTCGCGCCGAAGCTGACCAGACAGTCGCCGCTTCGTCGTCGTCCTCTTCGGGGGAGACGGGCGGAGGGGAGGAAAGTCCGGGCTCCATAGGGCAGGGTGCCAGGTAACGCCTGGGAGGCGCAAGCCTACGACCAGTGCAACAGAGAGCAAACCGCCGATGGCCCACGCAAGTGGGATCAGGTAAGGGTGAAAGGGTGCGGTAAGAGCGCACCGCGCGGCTGGTAACAGTTCGTGGCACGGTAAACTCCACCCGGAGCAAGGCCAAATAGGGGTTCACAAGGTACGGCCCGTACTGAACCCGGGTAGGCTGCTTGAGCCAGTGAGCGATTGCTGGCCTAGATGAATGACTGTCCACGACAGAACCCGGCTTAACGGTCAGCTTCCTCATTCAACAAAACCCCGTCAGAAATGGCGGGGTTTTTGCTTTCTGGTACAGGTGATTAAAAGGGAAGATGAATGACTGTCCACGACGCTATACTGAAAAGAAAGCGGCTTAACGGTCAGCTTCCTCATTCAACAAAACCCCGTCAGAAATGGCGGGGTTTTTGCTTTCTGGTACAGGTGAATAAAAAGGGAAGATGAATGACTGTCCACGACGCTATACCGAAAAGAAAGCGGCTTAACGGTCAGCTTCCTCATTCAACAAAACCCCGTCAGAAATGGCGGGGTTTTTGCTTTCTGGTAC is part of the Klebsiella huaxiensis genome and encodes:
- the garR gene encoding 2-hydroxy-3-oxopropionate reductase, yielding MTMKVGFIGLGIMGKPMSKNLLKAGYSLVVADRNPDAIAEVIAAGAETATSAKAIAEQCDVIITMLPNSPHVKEVALGEGGIIEGAKPGTVLIDMSSIAPLASREISEALKAKGVDMLDAPVSGGEPKAIDGTLSVMVGGDKAIFDKYYDLLKAMAGSVVHTGDIGAGNVTKLANQVIVALNIAAMSEALTLATKAGVNPDLVYQAIRGGLAGSTVLDAKAPMVMDRNFKPGFRIDLHIKDLANALDTSHGVGAQLPLTAAVMEMMQALRADGLGTADHSAIACYYEKLAKVEVTR
- the garL gene encoding 2-dehydro-3-deoxyglucarate aldolase; the protein is MNNDIFPNKFKAALAAHQVQIGCWSALASPISTEVLGLAGFDWLVLDGEHAPNDISTFIPQLMALKGSTSAPVVRVPTNEPVVIKRLLDIGFYNFLIPFVETEEEAVNAVASTRYPPEGIRGVSVSHRANMFGTVPDYFAQSNKNITILVQIESQQGVDNVDAIAATPGVDGIFVGPSDLAAALGHLGNASHPEVQKAIQHIFAVAKKHGKPSGILAPVEADARRYLEWGATFVAVGSDLGVFRSGTQKLADSFKK
- the garP gene encoding galactarate/glucarate/glycerate transporter GarP, with the protein product MSVDAAIEQKKGMPTRYLILLIIFIVTAVNYADRATLSIAGTEVAKELQLSAISMGYIFSAFGWAYLLMQIPGGWLLDKFGSKKVYTYSLFFWSLFTFLQGFVDVFPLAWAGISMFIMRFMLGFSEAPSFPANARIVAAWFPTKERGTASAIFNSAQYFSLALFSPLLGWLTFAWGWEHVFTVMGVIGFVLTGLWVKFVHNPTDHPRMTKEELKFISENGAVVDMDHKKPGSAAASGPKLHYIKQLLTNRMMLGVFFGQYFINTITWFFLTWFPIYLVQEKGMSILKVGLVASIPALCGFAGGVLGGVFSDYLIKRGFSITVARKLPIVLGMLLASTIILCNYTDNTVLVVSLMALAFFGKGFGALGWPVISDTAPKEIVGLCGGVFNVFGNVASIVTPLVIGYLVSELHSFNAALVFVGCSALMAMVCYLFIVGDIKRMELQK
- the garK gene encoding glycerate 2-kinase, which translates into the protein MKIVIAPDSYKESLSATEVAQAIEKGFREIFPDALYVKVPLADGGEGTVEAMIAATQGTEMSACVTGPLGVPVDACWGLSGDGKTAFIEMAAASGLGLVPPAQRNPLLTTSRGTGELILQALESGAKNIIIGIGGSATNDGGAGMVQALGARLCDANGVEIGNGGGSLCNLNSIDISGLDARLRDCVIRVACDVTNPLIGDTGASRIFGPQKGATEAMIRTLDTNLDHYADIILADLHVDVKQVAGAGAAGGMGAALMAFLNAELRSGIEIVTQALNLEEHILDCSLVVTGEGRLDSQSINGKVPVGVASVAKKYHKPVIGIAGSLTRDVGVVHQYGIDAVFSVLTSVTTLEEAFRGAADNIYHASRNIAATLQVGMATEG